In one Aphelocoma coerulescens isolate FSJ_1873_10779 chromosome 20, UR_Acoe_1.0, whole genome shotgun sequence genomic region, the following are encoded:
- the OPRL1 gene encoding nociceptin receptor, translating into MDPLFPAHIFEDPDLRKLLNDSSMLNLSFLPSNWFNNSTGDGFLPLSIKITIVVVYSIVCIVGLVGNCSVMYVIVRFTKMKTATNIYIFNLALADTLCLMTLPFQGTDTFLGFWPFGNVLCKIAISIDYYNMFTSTFTLTMMSVDRYIAICHPIKALDIRTPHKAKVVNVCIWALASVFGIPAMVMGSAENENNEIDCLIKLPSPVDYWDPVFGICVFLFSFMIPVLIITICYSLMIRRLKNVRVLSGSKEKDRNLRRITRMVLVVVAVFIVCWTPIQIFVLVQCLGAKAESELELAISCFCTALGYANSSLNPVLYAFLDENFKACFKKFCFPTAFRTELQMSNRMCSIAKDVAYACKNSEGTNNPA; encoded by the exons ATGGACCCGCTCTTCCCTGCCCACATTTTTGAAGACCCTGACCTGAGGAAGCTGCTGAACGACTCCTCCATGCTCAACCTGAGCTTTCTGCCCAGCAACTGGTTCAACAACAGCACAGGGGACGGTTTCCTGCCGCTTAGCATCAAGATCACCATCGTGGTCGTCTACTCCATCGTGTGCATTGTGGGGCTGGTGGGCAACTGCTCCGTCATGTATGTGATCGTCAG ATTCACCAAGATGAAGACAGCCACCAACATTTACATCTTCAACCTTGCTCTGGCTGACACCCTGTGCCTGATGACCTTGCCCTTTCAGGGAACAGACACGTTCCTGGGCTTCTGGCCCTTTGGCAATGTCCTGTGCAAGATCGCCATCTCCATCGACTACTACAACATGTTCACCAGCACCTTCACGCTGACGATGATGAGTGTGGACCGCTACATCGCCATCTGCCACCCCATCAAAGCCCTGGACATCCGCACGCCCCACAAGGCCAAGGTGGTCAATGTTTGCATCTGGGCATTGGCTTCTGTCTTCGGCATCCCGGCCATGGTGATGGGATCTGCGGAGAACGAGAACAACG AAATTGATTGTCTAATTAAGCTCCCTTCTCCCGTGGACTACTGGGATCCAGTGTTTGGCATCTGTgtctttctcttctcctttaTGATCCCCGTGTTGATCATCACCATTTGCTACAGCCTCATGATCAGGCGGCTCAAGAACGTCCGTGTCCTCTCGGGCTCCAAGGAGAAGGACCGGAACCTGAGACGCATCACCCGCATGGTCCTCGTGGTGGTGGCAGTCTTCATCGTCTGCTGGACTCCCATCCAGATTTTTGTGCTGGTGCAGTGCTTGGGTGCCAAGGCAGAAAGCGAGCTGGAGCTGGCCATCTCCTGCTTCTGCACCGCGCTGGGATACGCCAACAGCAGCCTGAACCCCGTGCTCTACGCCTTCCTGGATGAGAACTTCAAGGCGTGCTTCAAGAAGTTCTGCTTCCCCACCGCCTTCAGGACCGAGCTCCAGATGTCCAACAGGATGTGCAGCATTGCCAAGGATGTTGCCTACGCCTGCAAGAACTCAGAGGGGACTAACAATCCGGCCTGA
- the LOC138120905 gene encoding neuropeptides B/W receptor type 2-like, whose protein sequence is MGNSSFWDDLNSSCSNAGNSCYLENSMRFNFTLQEQAADFYVVLPVIYSVICAVGLTGNTAVIYVILKAPKMKTVTNMFILNLAIADDLFTLVLPMNIAEHLLRYWPFGEILCKVILSIDHYNIFSSIYFLTVMSIDRYLVVLATVRSKRMPHRTYRAARIVSLCIWMLVTIIVLPFIIFANVYTDDLEIKSCGLNFPKPERFWFKASRIYTLILGFAIPVSTICILYTMMLYKLRNMHLNSNARALDKAKKKVTIMVFIVLAVFLFCWTPFHLATIVALTTDLPQTSMVIGISYFITSLSYANSCLNPFLYAFLDDSFRKSFRKLLECRTS, encoded by the coding sequence ATGGGAAACAGCTCCTTTTGGGATGATCtgaacagctcctgcagcaatgCAGGCAACAGCTGCTACCTGGAAAACAGCATGAGGTTCAACTTCACCCTCCAAGAGCAGGCAGCTGATTTCTACGTTGTCCTGCCCGTGATCTACTCAGTGATCTGTGCTGTGGGGCTCACAGGCAACACTGCTGTCATCTATGTGATCCTCAAGGCCCCCAAGATGAAGACTGTGACCAATATGTTCATCCTGAACCTCGCTATAGCCGATGACTTGTTCACCCTTGTCTTGCCCATGAATATTGCCGAGCACCTCCTCCGCTACTGGCCCTTTGGAGAAATCCTCTGCAAGGTCATCTTGTCCATAGACCACTACAACATCTTCTCCAGCATTTATTTCCTGACAGTGATGAGCATAGACAGGTACCTGGTGGTACTGGCTACAGTCAGGTCCAAGAGGATGCCCCATCGCACGTACCGAGCAGCCAGGATTGTCAGCCTGTGCATCTGGATGCTGGTCACCATCATAGTCCTCCCTTTCATCATCTTTGCCAATGTCTACACCGACGACCTGGAGATCAAGAGTTGTGGTCTCAATTTCCCCAAGCCTGAGAGGTTTTGGTTCAAAGCCAGCAGGATCTACACCCTCATCCTTGGCTTTGCCATTCCGGTATCCACCATCTGCATCCTCTACACCATGATGCTCTACAAGCTGAGGAACATGCACTTGAACTCCAATGCCAGAGCCCTGGACAAAGCCAAGAAGAAAGTCACCATTATGGTCTTCATAGTCCTGGCTGTGTTCCTCTTCTGTTGGACTCCCTTCCACTTGGCCACCATCGTGGCTTTGACCACTGACCTACCCCAGACCTCCATGGTCATTGGAATATCCTACTTCATCACCAGCCTAAGCTATGCCAATTCATGCTTGAATCCTTTCTTGTACGCTTTCCTGGATGACAGTTTTCGGAAAAGTTTCCGGAAGTTGCTGGAATGCAGAACTTCTTGA